The Syntrophotalea acetylenivorans genome contains the following window.
GTCAGTGACACTGGTCAGGGCATCCCGCCGCAAAATCTCAGCAAGATATTCGATCCCTTTTTCACAACCAAAACCAAGGGAACAGGTTTCGGTTTGTCGGTGGTGTTGCGAATCGTCAAAACCTACAATGGTCATATTAAGGCTCAGAGTGAACCAGGGCAAGGTACCGTCTTTCAAATTGAATTCCCCGTTGTATAAAATTTGTTTCCCAGGTCGAGCCGGGTTGGATTGCCTGTCGCCGGCAAAAGTTACAGGGCTTTTGCTGGCAGAAGGTTTGAGGAGGGCTGTCTGATGGCTCTGCAGTTGCGTGAAATTGCGCTGGGGCTCGATGAGGATGAATCGCTGCTACCGGCCAAGGTAGCTGCGGAATTGGGCTTGGACCCCGAAGCTCTGCGCAATTTCAAGGTAGTGCGCCAAGCCATCGATGCACGCCGCAGGTCGAAAGTACTGCGGATTTTTTCTGTTGTTTTTGAGCTGGCGGACGAAGAAAGCGTTTTGGCGCAGCAGAGCGCCAATCGGCGTCTGAGCACTTGGACGCCTCCGGCGATACCCAGTATCGAGCTAAAAAAACGCTCTCATCGCGTGCTGGTGGTCGGTATGGGGCCCGCGGGGCTCTTTGCTGCTTTAAGCCTGGCCCGTTACGGTTTTCAGGTTACCTTGATCGAGCGCGGCGAATCGGTGGAACAGCGCGTGCCCGCTGTAAATCAATTTCGTTCCGGCGGGCCTCTTAACCCATCGAGTAATATCCAATTCGGTGAGGGAGGCGCAGGAACTTTTTCCGACGGCAAACTCAATACGCGCGTCAAGCACCCCTGGGGGGGTATGTGCTTCGGACATTGGTGGATTTCGGCGCAGGGGAGGAGATTCTTACTCAGGCAAAACCCCATGTCGGCAGCGATCGGTTGCGCCTGGTACTG
Protein-coding sequences here:
- a CDS encoding FAD-dependent oxidoreductase; this translates as MALQLREIALGLDEDESLLPAKVAAELGLDPEALRNFKVVRQAIDARRRSKVLRIFSVVFELADEESVLAQQSANRRLSTWTPPAIPSIELKKRSHRVLVVGMGPAGLFAALSLARYGFQVTLIERGESVEQRVPAVNQFRSGGPLNPSSNIQFGEGGAGTFSDGKLNTRVKHPWGGMCFGHWWISAQGRRFLLRQNPMSAAIGCAWY